Proteins encoded within one genomic window of Mytilus trossulus isolate FHL-02 unplaced genomic scaffold, PNRI_Mtr1.1.1.hap1 h1tg000158l__unscaffolded, whole genome shotgun sequence:
- the LOC134700515 gene encoding phospholipase A and acyltransferase 3-like: MEVLSTIERKTPNKYPIGVGLRPFVKPECLHARPGDLIEIDRTIFAEWGLYFGKGEVVLLGGDLMIGRTTSTKVVKRKLTDMGNVLVRVNNKKVPAKNRSLISLKAKTIIQNVNKLIGKTVEYNILSKNSEHYVTEWKYGHGWSDQSRTALQSMTIFSTPPSPKDAGIAHEQLSESIKSILQTQNSIEDLQSSGAGT, encoded by the exons ATGGAAGTTTTGTCCACAATAGAACGCAAAACTCCCAATAAATATCCAATAGGAGTTGGTTTGAGACCATTTGTGAAGCCGGAATGTTTACATGCACGTCCAGGTGATCTGATAGAGATTGACCGTACAATTTTCGCCGAATGGGGGTTGTATTTTGGAAAAGGAGAAGTTGTCTTATTGGGTGGTGACTTAATGATAGGAAGAACTACCTCCACAAAAGTTGttaaaagaaaactaacagACATGGGTAACGTTCTTGTGCGCGTGAACAATAAGAAAGTACCTGCAAAAAATCGTTCGCTTATTTCATTAAAGGCAAAAACGATCATTCAAAATGTGAACAAACTAATCGGAAAGACAGttgaatataacattttaagtaaaaacTCAGAACATTATGTGACAGAATGGAAATATGGACATGGCTGGAGTGATCag tcaAGAACAGCACTTCAATCCATGACAATATTTTCTACGCCACCTTCACCTAAAGATGCTGGTATTGCTCATGAACAACTATCAGAAAGTATAAAGAGTATCCTGCAAACACAGAACTCTATTGAAGATCTACAGTCTTCTGGTGCAGGAACTTGA